CGAATCTTGAGGATGAACTCATTTACTCATTAGCAGTCAACATGGCCTTCGCCGTCTTTCGTTATCTGGGATGCCGCAATATGTGATCCCAGGACGCCCACTTATCACTGGGACCCGGACGGCGTGCCCGAGTTGCGCCAGGTACTGAAAACGTCACACGCAAACAGGGGGAATGAGATGCCGGAACTCGAACGGATGGTACAAGACACGGGTGACCTGATAAGGAGGAAAGCACGAAAATCGGCCCTGATTAACGGAGCCATCTTCGCGGCGGGGCTGGTAGTGACCTTTGGAACACTCTCTGCTGCAGCCAAGTCAGGCAGTAGTTACTTTGTATTTTGGGGCGCGATCGTATTCGGTCTGTACGGCTCCATCCGCGCGCTTATCCGCTATTCGAGGGCGGACAGCGAGGCTGGTGCGCTTATATACGCGCACGTCCGACGAGAGAGCCATAGCCCGAGGTCCCAGTAACTCGCGTCTAGTTGCCTAACTTAACCTAAGTGACGCAGAATTTGACAGCCGCGAATAGAACCAGTAATGGCGCCTTAGTGCCACGACAAGATCAGCACCCAGACGCCGGGTCTCCTCTCACTGGCAAAGACAGCATCCGAGGCCTTTTGACGTCGTTGTGATACTGGCATGTGAGCCCCTAGTATTAGCGCTAGCGGGCGAAATCGTTGCCCTGCTGCATCGACGTTGTCCGCAAAGTCGCGGCATGTTGAAGTTCTTCTGGTTGTGTTCGTCGATGGATTATTGGGGTGTAAGAATTTTGTCTAACGGCAGTAATCCATTTGATTTCAGCAAATACAACTCGTCGGGACCGGAGCCTGTATCTTCGCGTTCTCTGACAGAGGGGCAGCCGCAGTCTCCGGCCGCAGGCAACGCGGCAGATGTCTCATTCGCCTTCGGCAGTCACCAGGCTGTGGTGAATTTGGCTCCCCACCTGGATGCGCCAGCCAAGGCACCCGTGATCTGGCTGGCCAGTGCCATTGCCTGCGCAGTTGTGTCGCTATTAGTGGCCGCTGGCTTCGGTGCAACACCAGCGCTCGCAATCTCGGCATGGCTGGTGGGCGGCCCGGTCGCCATTGCGCTGATTGCCTTCTTCTCGCTTCGAGATACCCGTGCCCGGACTCATACGCTGTATTCCGCGGACGCGATGGTGCCTTGGATTTACCGGCTGGCACTTGTCTTGAGCCTCGCAGCGGTAGTGATGAGCGCCTTGAACATTGCCAACTGGGTAGGACGGCTCTGATGCGGCGATTAGTGGCAGTACTCGTCGGCCTCGCACTGAGCATCCCTCTGGCAGCCATTAGCGCCGGCGTAAGCGTCGCAGCCGAAACGCCGCTGACCCAAGTGGACGGTTTCCGGGCCTGCATTTCAGGCGGGGGCGTGACGGACATGTTGTTGCTGGTCGATGAGTCCTCCAGCCTAAACCGGACCGACCCGGACTTCGCGCGTGTCACTTCGGCGTCCTATCTGGTGACACAGCTCGGCGGCTTCGCCTCTGAATCCAGTGCCGAAGTCAACGTCGCCGTCAGCGTCTTCGCCAACAGCTATACACAGATCCAGCCCTGGACGCCGCTCAATGCCGGGACACTGCCGCAGCTGCAGTCCACTGTCAGTTCCCTCAAGGACCGAGTGAACGGCATGGAGACGGACTACTGGACAGCACTGGACGGTGCACGCAAGGACCTTGCGGCCAGGGCGGCGGCCAGGACGGAAAAGGAGAGCTGCCAGGCTCTCGTCTGGTTCACCGATGGCGGCATCAACTACACCATCCGGGCGAACGACGCCGACAAGGCCGCCTACGGTGCCGCCAAGCCGTTCGCCCCTGATACCGAGTTAACTAGCGCCGAGGCGGCGGAGAGTGTCCGAACAGCAGCCATGACGGACATCTGCCGCCCTGGCGGCGTGGCTGATCAGCTCCGCTCCTCGCAGGTGGCCCTTTTTGGCATCGGGTTGCAGGGCAATGCCGAGAGTTCCGGAGACTTCTTATTCATGGAATCCGTGGCCACCGGAGCAGCCCGCACCGACGCAGCACCCTGCGGCAAGTTAATTGATCCAGTGCCCGGCGAATTCCACCTCGCCACGGACATTGACAGCCTCCTGCTCGCATTCGACGGCATCTCCTCACCTGGCAGCCGTCCCATCACCCAGGACGCCGGCATCTGCCAGGTTTCGGTCTGCATCGACAAGGCCCACCGTTTCGTCCTGGATCAGTCGACGCCAGGTGTCCGGGTGCTTGCGACCGCCGACGGCACCAATCTCGCGGCATCCTTGCTGAATCCAGCCGGGCAAGTCATCAGTCTGCCCAAGAGCACCATCGGCAGCCCACAATCGCTGTTGTCTGATGACAACAAGCTGACGTACACGTGGCTGTCTGACAAATCGCTGACCGTTTCGATGACGGAGGGTTCGTCCAAGGCTGGCTGGAGCGGACTTTGGCAGCTCGCCTTTACAGATCCCATTGGCCAGTCCGGGGGAAGGACCTCAAAGTCCAGCATCCATATCGCCGGGAGCCTCAAGCCGGCATGGTTGAACCCCGCCGCAACATCCCTGCACGTGGGGGAGACGATTCCAGATGTACGCCTCGGTCTCGTGGATGCAGCGGGCAAGAATGTTGACGCAGCCTCCCTGCTCGGAGAGGTGCAGCTGTCTGCGACGCTCGTTAGCGGCCAAGGCAGGTCTTCCGTGGTCGCTGCCGCCTTGGGCAAGGATGCGGTTGCCAACCCCGTGTCACTGGACCTTGCCGGATATCCGGTGGGAGCCGCCGAATTGGTCCTGGAGCTTTCCATCACCACCGCAGCGACTACGACGGCGGACGGCACGCCCGTGCCAGGCACGCCTCTGGAGCCGGCACTGGTATCAGTGCCATTGGCGCTGCTGCCACCAGCCGAATTCCCTGTGCTGGCCAGCAAAGTCGATTTCGGTCAAAGCGAGGGTAACAAAGAGCTTTCCGCGTCACTGCCAGTCTCTGGCGTTGGCTGCGTTTGGCAGGTCGCTGACCAGCCGCCCGAGATCCTCGCCGGACCGGCCGATGTCGGTGCCATCGCAGTCACTTTGGGCACGGCGAACTCCGCCGAGAACTGTCTCCACGTGAAGGACCTCACCTCGCTTCCCTTGACGTTTAAAGCCGATCAGGCGGGGAACGGTTCAGTCAACGGTCGCGTCGCTCTGATGATCGCGCCTGACGGGGAGCCGGGCAAAGCAATGCCCGTAAATGTGGATTTCACCGCCAGCATGGCCAAGCCGCTCAATAGCGCCAATTTTCTTCTGGCGCTCCTGGTGGCACTGATCCTTGGACCGGGAATCCCGCTCCTGTTTCTTTACGCTGCCAAATGGTATGTGTCCAAGATCCCCGGTATTGCACTGTCTGCGGAACTTATCCCCGTCACAGTACTAAACGAGCAAGTGCAGCGGGACGGCCAGCTCTTTTCACTGCGGCCAACAGACCTCACCGACCTCGTGCCAATGAAGCCCTCGGGCACCCGCTCATTAATGATCAACGGGCTGGAACTCAAGGCGCGCTCCGGTTGGTCGCCATTCGGGAGCGGCTTTGTCAGCATCCTGGCGCCAGGCCGTTTTGCGGCGGGATCAGTGGCTCCCGGAACTGACAACAGCGGTGTCAACGCCCGGCTCCCGCTGGCCGTGCATAACCACTGGGCAGTGCTCCGCGACGTGGGAG
This genomic interval from Arthrobacter sp. SLBN-100 contains the following:
- a CDS encoding vWA domain-containing protein is translated as MRRLVAVLVGLALSIPLAAISAGVSVAAETPLTQVDGFRACISGGGVTDMLLLVDESSSLNRTDPDFARVTSASYLVTQLGGFASESSAEVNVAVSVFANSYTQIQPWTPLNAGTLPQLQSTVSSLKDRVNGMETDYWTALDGARKDLAARAAARTEKESCQALVWFTDGGINYTIRANDADKAAYGAAKPFAPDTELTSAEAAESVRTAAMTDICRPGGVADQLRSSQVALFGIGLQGNAESSGDFLFMESVATGAARTDAAPCGKLIDPVPGEFHLATDIDSLLLAFDGISSPGSRPITQDAGICQVSVCIDKAHRFVLDQSTPGVRVLATADGTNLAASLLNPAGQVISLPKSTIGSPQSLLSDDNKLTYTWLSDKSLTVSMTEGSSKAGWSGLWQLAFTDPIGQSGGRTSKSSIHIAGSLKPAWLNPAATSLHVGETIPDVRLGLVDAAGKNVDAASLLGEVQLSATLVSGQGRSSVVAAALGKDAVANPVSLDLAGYPVGAAELVLELSITTAATTTADGTPVPGTPLEPALVSVPLALLPPAEFPVLASKVDFGQSEGNKELSASLPVSGVGCVWQVADQPPEILAGPADVGAIAVTLGTANSAENCLHVKDLTSLPLTFKADQAGNGSVNGRVALMIAPDGEPGKAMPVNVDFTASMAKPLNSANFLLALLVALILGPGIPLLFLYAAKWYVSKIPGIALSAELIPVTVLNEQVQRDGQLFSLRPTDLTDLVPMKPSGTRSLMINGLELKARSGWSPFGSGFVSILAPGRFAAGSVAPGTDNSGVNARLPLAVHNHWAVLRDVGGDPRSCYVLVLVSGTAAAAQKRDIEGDINRRLPDVLARLNDKASKLEDDRRERPASGQPALSPSSTFPSPWEPADGRIQPGRPGEATHAPAAGGEPSGFSPWGTPHS